The Moorella glycerini genomic interval TTGTCAACTTCCAGGTCGCCCTCGGCCCATATTTTCAGGTCCAGGAGGCCATGGCGGGCCAGCTGGGCCAGCAGGTGATCAAAAAAGGGGATACCGCTGCTCCCCTGCCATTTGCCGCTGCCGTCCAGGTCGAGCTTAACGCGAATGCTGGTTTCTGTGGTCTGGCGCTCAATCAAGGCCTCGCGAGTCATTTCTATCCCCTTCCTGCAGCCGCAGCTCAATGGCCCGGGCATGACCCTCCAGGCCTTCGGCCCGGGCCAGGGCCTGGATCGAGCTCCCGGCCGCCTTCAGGTAGGCGGGACCGGCGGCAATGAGGCTGCTTTTCTTCATAAAAGTAGCGACACTTAAAGGTGAATAAAACCTGGCCGTGCCGCCGGTAGGTAAAACATGGCTGGGCCCGGCCCAGTAGTCCCCCAGGGGCTCGGAACTGTAAGGCCCCAGGAAAATCGCCCCGGCATTTTCCACCCGGCCCAGCCAGGACCAGGGTTCGGCCACGTACAGTTCCAGGTGCTCTGGAGCCAGGGCATTGGCCAGGTCCAGGGCGGCCTCGAGATGGGGCACTACCACGCACGCACCATAATTTGCCAGGGAGCGGGCAGCTATCTCCCGCCGGGGCAGGGTCTCCACCTGGCGGGCGACTTCCTCTACCACCGCCCGGGCCAGGCTGGCTTCCGGCGTGATCAGGACCGCCCCGGCCAGGGCGTCGTGCTCCGCCTGGGAGAGGAGGTCGGCCGCCACCCAGTCCGGCCGGGCGCCAGCATCGGCAATGACCACGATTTCACTGGGCCCCGCCAGCATGTCAATATCAACTGCCCCATAGACTTCCTTCTTGGCCAGGGTAACATAAATATTCCCCGGGCCGGCAATCTTAGCCACCGGGGCCACTGCTTCCGTCCCGTAGGCCAGGGCGGCTACGGCCTGGGCCCCGCCCATTTTATAGATCTCCCTTACCCCGGCCTCCGCGGCCGCCACCAGGAGCAGGGGCGGCAGGGTACCGTCCCGCCGCGGCGGCGTCGCCAGGGCTATTTCCTCAACCCCGGCCACCCGGGCCGGTACGGCGGTCATTAATACCGACGAAGGATAAGCAGCCGTACCGCCGGGTACGTAAAGGCCCACCCGCTTTAAAGGACGGCAGATCTGGCCCAGGATGGTGCCGCCGGCATCCGCCTCCATCCAGGAACCCCGCAGCTCACGGCGGTGGTAGGCAGCAATATTATCCCGGGCCTTTTGAATGGCCTCCCGCAGTTCAGGGGTAACGGCTTCATAAGCAGCCTTAATCTCCCCGGCCGTCACGCGGAAACCGGCCTTTTTGAGATCAACTCCATCCAGCTCACGGGTGTAACGTTCTACGGCTGCCTGGCCTTCCGCCCTGACAGCGGTAATAATATCCCGTACCCTCGCGGCTACATCGAGCTGGGCCAGCAGCCGGCCGGCCCAGCGGCGCCGCACTTCTTCACCCGCAAGAACAGGTAGCAATCCCGGCACCCCCTTGAGCAGCCGCCCGCCTTAAGGCTTCTATTACGGGCCGCAGGCGCTGGTAATTGATCCGGTAACTGACCCGGTTGGCAATCAAACGAGCGGTGGAGGGAAAAATGGGGACCACTTCCACTAGGTCATTTTCCTTTAAGGTCCGCCCGGTAGATACAATATCCACAATCAGGTCGGCCAGTCCCACCAGGGGGGCGAGCTCGATATTGCCGTGGAGCTTGATTATTTCCACCGGCAGGCCTCGCTCCTGGAAAAAGGCTGCTGCTACCCTGGGAAACTTGGTGGCCACCCGGCGGCTGCCGGCCAGCAGGGTTTCCAGGGACCGGCCGGCTTCTTCCCAGCGCTGCCGGGGCGCGGCTACGACAAAACGGCAATAGCCAAACCCCAGGTCCACCAGCTCAAAGACATCGGCCCCGGTCTCCGCCAGGGTATCCTTGCCGACAATCCCCAGGTCGGCGGCCCCGTGTTCCACATAGGTCGGTACGTCCGTGGGACGGCAGATCAGGTAACGTACCCGGTCTACCGGGAAAGTAAAGACCAGTTGCCGTGCTTCGGTGGCCACGCCATCTACCGGGAGCCCGGCCTGCTGCAATAACTGTAAGGCATCTTCGCCCAGCTTGCCCTTGGGCAAGGCCAGCGTCAGCACGTCGGTGACCATTTAAATGTTCCTCCGAAAATCGTATCTAATCCACCCAAACCAGGGCTAACCCCCGGGCGGCGGCCCGGGCCGCTGCTTCCTGGCGGTTTTGACTTTGCCCATCCATAATTACCGTTACCCCCGGCCGGCGCAATTCCCGCGCCCGGCCCAAAACTGCCGCCAGGTCCCGGCCCGCCACCAGGTAACCCTCACCCTGTCCGGCTCCCTGCCTCACGCACCGGGCCATGAGCACCCGCTCCAGTCCCAGGGCAAAGCCGGTGGCCGGGCAGGGGTAACCAAACTGGCCCAGCAGGCCATCGTAACGTCCGCCGCCGCAGACGGGTACTCCCAGGCCCGGTACATAACCTTCAAAAACGATGCCGGTGTAATAATCAAAATCCCGTAAAATACCCAGGTCAATGAAGAGCCACTTTTCCAGCCCGTAAGCTGCCAGCGCCTGCCATACCCTTTCCAGGCCGACCAGGGCGGCGGCCGCCCCGGTCTGGATAAAATTGGCCCGGGCTTCCTCCAGGGCCTCTTTACCGCCATGTAAAGTGGCGAGGAGTTCCAACTGCCGCCTTTTCGACCCCGTCAGGTTATACTCGTCGACCAGCCGCTCCAGCCCCACCAGGTCCTTGCCGGCCAGGGCTACTTTAATTCTCGCCACCGCCTCCTGGGGCAGGCCCAGGTCCTGGAGTACCCCCTTGGTGACGGCCACCTGGCCGATGCCCAAACGGAAGTCCTGCAAGCCGGCCTGCAGCAAGGTTTCTACCGCCAGGGCAATAATCTCCCCATCGGCCGCCACACCCCCGGCGCCAATAAGCTCCACCCCGGCCTGGTGAAATTCCCGCAGGCGCCCGGCCTGTGGTTCTTCATAGCGAAAGACCCTGGCGCTGTAACACAGGCGTAAAGGTAAAGCCTCACGCCGTAACGACGTAGCCACCAGGCGGGCAATGGGCGCCGTCATCTCCGGCCGTAAAGTGAGGACCCGCCCCTGGCGGTCGATAAATTTGTACAGCCTGCCTTCATCCCCGGCCGGAGACCCGGCCTGGAAGGTTTCCACAAATTCAAAAGTCGGGGTCAGCACTTCCTGGTAACCCCAACTTTGAAAGAAAGCCACCAGTTCCTGCTCCAGTTCCCTGAGGGCAGCCGCCTCTGCCGGCAGCAGGTCCCGCACCCCCGCCGGTACCTGGAGATTGTTCCAGTTGCCGGCCACTACCTTCACTCCATTGCTTTATCATGTTAACGTATTAACGTAATAATAACACAAGGAGTGACCTCTTGACAAAAACCGCCGGCCACGTCCAGAGGCCGGCAAGTCTGATTAAACCCCTTTATCTCCAGCCGGTTATCCCTGGCGTCAAATTACTCCCTTTTATCCAGGCGATCCAGGATGAGGTTGTAGCCGTCGGCGCCATAGTTTAAAAAACGCTTGACCCGGCTGATGGTGGCTGTACTGGCCCCTGTAGCGGCGGCAATGGCCGAATAGGTAACCCCCTGGCGTAAGTAGCGGGCTACGGCCAGGCGCTGGGCCATGGCCTTGATTTCAGCGGTAGTACACAGGTCTTCAAAGAAGCGGTAACATTCATCCAGGTTCTCCAGGGCTAATATGGCGCGAAAAAGTTCATCAACCTGGGGGTCCTGCAACTTATCCCGGCCCATAGCATACCCTCCCCCTAGATCAGATGTGAGAGGTGGGAAGTGAGAGGTGAGAAATCAACAAGTTCAGCTCTCTATGCGATAATTAACAACTTCGCCATGCACCTGGTTTTTCCTCCACTGTAATATGTTCTTTCTTTTCAACCAATCAGCCTGGTCAGCCACTCTGTTACCGGGCCAAAAACCCGGGCTAAAAGTTTTGCCGGGCTGGGGACGGGTAAATTTAAAGCCAGGGCCAGGCTTAAGGCCAGGCCCAGGGACCAGACAATGCCCATGACGGCCAGTTCCCGCCAGTACTTTTTCTGCCAGAGCTCCGGAGCATCCAGGTAGGCGATGCCCAGGAAAGCCAGGATAATTAAAATGAGCATGCCATCACTCCTACCTGGTCCTGCCCTGGGTGGCGCCCTTGCCGCCAATATCCAGGGTTTTACCTGGTGTCCTGTTGGTCATTCCCAGCCGGTTCAGATACAAATCCACCTTAACCTGGATTTTAGCCCGGGTAAACTCTTCGTTCCAGCGGTCCTGGACCTGGCGCCAGTAGCGAACATTGCTGCGGTGCAGGGTTTCGCCAAGACCAAAGATGTCCGCCCGGATTTCCTGCTGGGCCCTGCCCACGGCAGCCAGAACCCGCTCTTCCACGGCCCTGTTGACAGCCTCCTGGATGGCCGCCAGGTGTTCCGGCCGGTCGGGGTTCAGGCTAACTGTAGCTTCCGTTAAGTCACAGTCGCCCCGGATTGCCACGTTAAAAGTTACCTGGCTACCTTCAACCCGGGATTTAACCTCCGTAGAGGCGCGGTGAAAAATAACCGAAGCTTGCCCCGGGCCCCTACCCCCGGCCTGTGCTGGCAGCGTTACGGTAATAACCCCCTCCCTTACTTCCCCCCGCAGCCACATGAGGCCGCTGGTTTCCCGTTCATCCAGCCAGCCGATCAGGCGGTCGTCGCGGAAAGCCCCGGCACCTTTAATGGCCACGGCCTCGGGTGGTTTCTTTTTACCCTCTTCCTTGTTACCGCCCTTCTGGCCCCTATCATCACCGTCGCTTCTCACCTCGCGGCTTTCCTGCTCCGGCGTCGGCGTCATGACCACCTGGGGCAGGACGGGGTTATCCCCCGGCGCCTCCCACATGGCCAGGAGGTCTTTTAATTCTACCTTAAAGGTAGTCCGGTTGCGCAGGATACCGGTTAAAATCGTCCCGGGCATTAACTCAATGCCCGGTGGCAATTCCAGCACCTTGCGCGCTTCGCCCCGGGTAACCAATACCGGGGTCGTCAGGCGCATCTGCCGCTCCCGGGTAAAGTGGTCCAGGTAATGGAAACCCTGCCGGGCCAGTTCCTCGCCAAGAATCAACACCCGGTTCTGGGCCCATAGCAGGCGCCGCGGGACCATGTCCTCCAGGCGGCGGGCCGCCTGGGCAAAGTCGCTGCCGGTGGCGCTGATGACTTCTCCCGCTTTGGGCGGTTCCCCGCCGGCGCCCCCGCCCATGGACGGCCCGCCGGCTATGGTCCGGGGAATAGCAACATAAACACTCAGGCGCACCTGATCCCCGGGGACGGCATCCAGGGCTACAGCCATGACAATGGCCAGCTCTTCAATCTCGTGGCGGCTCCAGCAGCCCGCAAGCCCGGGCAACATAAGGGCCAGTAAAAAAAGGGCCAGGGTTAAGCGCAGCCGGGCCCTCATATACCCGTCCTCCTTTTACCCCGCAGCCAGGCCATCACCAGCAAAAATAAGGGTAAAATAAGCTGCCAGGTCAGGGTCCATCCCGGTTCTACCAGGAGCAGGTCGTGGCGGATCTCGCTGATGTTCCGGTAAAGGAGGGCCGCTACGGCAACATTTAATGCCCCCAGGGGGGCAACCAGGGGGCGGTACTCCTTGAGCCCGGTTACGGTGGCCAGGCCCAGGGACACTACATAGAGGTTAAGGGTTATTTTAATAAATACCCCCCCTACCCAGATGGCCAGGAACAGGGCTTCGATGCGCTCAAAAAACTGCCCCAGGGAAACCACCCGCGCCAGGGCATAAGCGGCAAAGGTCAGGCGGGCGGCTTCGCAGCAGCCGAATACAAGAATGGTGCCCATGGTCACCAGGCTGAGGAAAAAGGCTATCCCCAGCAGCCCGCTGATCAGGCTGGCTCTCAGGGCCCGGGGCGGGTTAACGAAGGCACCGTAGGCGGCTAGGATAACTACCTGGCCCAGGAAGCTCCAGGTCACCAGGGCGCCCCCCAGGACCGGCCGGAAGCCGTTTTCCAGGACAGGAAAGATATTCCGGGGCATCATTTCCGGCGTGGCAAAGAGGAGAACAATGGCAATAAAGGTCACCATCAGGGGCAGGATAAAATCCGTGCACCGGGCAATGACCTCCAGCCCGTTACGGACGGCATAGACGGCCACGGCGACGATACTGAGGCCGAAGAATAAAGCCGGCGTTTCCGGCATAACCGCCGTGACCAGGAACTCGCTGAACTCCCGGATAACTACCGCATCCAGCAGGAAAAAGGCCAGGACAAAGATCAGGGCCACCATTTTACCCGTCACAGGGCCTAAAATCAACTCGCAGTACTGGAAAAGGGTGTGGTGGGGGAAACGCTGGGCCAGCAGGTAGACAACCAGCGCCACCGCGCCGGCTGCCAGGGTGGCCATTATGACCGACAGCCAGGCGTCCTGGTGGGCCCGCAGGGCCAGCAGGGACGGTAGAAAAAGAATGGCCGTGGGCAGGACGGCAAACCACAACAGGACCGCCGCCTGGCGGGGACTGATGTAGCCTTCTTCCCGCATCTTCAGGACCGTCCCTCCCCCGGCGGGGGATTGGAGCTGGCCGGTGGGGTTGGCTTTAGCCCGGCTCCCTGGCGTACCGGGTCGCGGTAGCCGATCTGGCTGGGCCGGGAGTTCATGGCCCAGCGGGGTACCCGGACCAGGACGTCTTTAAAATCGCTGAAATTCCAGGGAGTGACAGGAGCCAGGTAGGGCACCCCGAAGGAGCGCAGGGTGTTCAGGTGCACCAGGATGGCCAGCAGGCCCAGCATGATGCCGTAGAAACCCAGGGTGCCGGCCAGGATGAGCATGATGAAGCGCAGCAGGCGCAGGGTAATGGCCATGGCAAAGGAAGGGATGGCAAAGGAGCTGATGCCCGTCAGGGCCACGACGATGACCATTGACGGCGAAACCAGCCCGGCGCTGACGGCCGCTTCTCCAATCACCAGGGCGCCGACGATGCTCAATGCCTGGCCTACCGGCCGGGGCAGGCGCACCCCGGCTTCCCGCAGGAGTTCAAAGGTTAATTCCAGCATGATGGCTTCCACCACTGCCGGAAAGGGAATCCCTTCCCGCTGGGAAGCCAGCTTGACCAGGAGGTTGGTGGGCAGCATTTCCTGGTGAAAGGTGCTAACCGCAACATAGGCCGCCGGCAGGAGGAGGGCTATATTCAGGGCTACAAACCGGGCCAGCCTTAAGAAACTGGAGAGGTAATAGCGCTCATAGTAGTCTTCACTGGACTGGATAAACTGGACGAAAAGCGTCGGGACAATGAGGGCAAAGGGGGTGTTATCCACCAGAATGCCCACCCGGCCTTCCAGCAGGGCGGCCACCACCTTGTCCGGCCGCTCCGTATGGTCGATCTGGGGGAAGGGGGAGGAGGGGTTATCTTCTATAAGTTCCTCAATGTAGGCGCTTTCCAGGATACCATCAATTTGAATCCGCTCCAGCCGCTGGCGCACTTCCCGGACTACGGCCGGGTCGGCCAGGTCTTCAATATAGGTGATGACGATATTAGTCATGGTATAGCGGCCCAGGCAAACAAGTTCCATTTTGAGGGACGGAGTTTTCAACCTGCGCCGGAGGAGGGCGGTATTAGTGCGTAAGCTCTCAATGAAGCTTTCCCGCGGGCCCCGGACCACGCTCTCGGTAATAGGCTCATCAATAGCACGGTGTTCCCAGGAACGGGTGCTTAAGGCCACGCCTTTATTATACCCATCCAGGAGCAGGACCGTATCCCCGTCCAGGACGTGTTTAACCACGGCCCCCATGTTATCGACCACGGCCACATCCGTCATGGGCATGACGGTTTCCATCACCGCGGCCAGTTCCCGGGTTTTGTCTGCCAGGTCCCGGGCCAGCTGCGGGGGGGCCTGCTGCAGGGTGCGCATCAGGGTATCTTCAATGAGCTTTTTGTCGGCCAGGCCGTCGATATAAAAAATGGCTGCTTTAATAGCCTGGCCGAGGTAAAAATCGCGGTGGACGACATCGCTGCATTTGGCAAAGATTCTCTGCAGCTGTTCCAGGTTGAGCTTCAGTTCGGCAGTGAGCTGGTATGCCTCCAGGGGCGGGTAAGGTGCCTTTTGAGCCTTACTGCCCCGGGACTGGCCCTGTTTATCCTGCTGTCCCGGAGGCTGCCGGCGGCGGAAGAGGGCCGCCCGCAGGGGTTTGCGGTAAGGACCGGGCAAAGTTCCTCCCTCCTCTGATTTGAAGCTGGCTAATAACAACACTGGTTAGCTTTCACCGGGGGAGGAAACTTTATGCACTTTCAGGTGCCCCGGCCGGGTTGCCCCGGTTTTAACTTGGGCCGCGTGGGTTAGTTAAACCTGGCGTACCGGAACTTTAAGAACTTACAGGGCCCGGTAACCAATATCGCGGCGGTAGTGCATGCCCGCAAAATTGATGGCCTTTATACCGGTATAAACGCGGTCCAGGGCGGCCTGTAAATCTTCACCCCGGGCTGTAACACATAATACCCGGCCCCCGGAAGTTACTACCTGCCCGTCCACCAGAGCCGTACCGGCGTGGAAAACCTCCACTCCAGGCGGCACTGCCTCCAGCCCCGCAATGGGGGTACCTTTAGCGTACGGGCCTGGATAACCTCCTGCCGCCAGGACCACCCCGGCTGCCGCCCCCGGGTACCAGTCAATCTTTGTTCCGGCCAGCTCACCGTTTATGGTAGCCAGCATCAGTTCTACCAGGTCGCTTTGTAAAAGGAGCATCAAGGGCTGGGTTTCCGGGTCGCCGAAGCGACAGTTAAATTCCAGGACCCTGGGCCCCTCGCGGGTGAGCATTAGCCCGGCGTAAAGGACGCCGCGGTAGGGGCAGCCGGCTGCGGCCATAGCCCGGGCTGTAGGCCGGAGTATCTTTTCTTCTACCTCCCTGGCTATTGCCGGGGTGTAAAAGGGTACAGGGGCATAGGCGCCCATGCCACCGGTATTGGGGCCGGT includes:
- the hisD gene encoding histidinol dehydrogenase; translated protein: MLPVLAGEEVRRRWAGRLLAQLDVAARVRDIITAVRAEGQAAVERYTRELDGVDLKKAGFRVTAGEIKAAYEAVTPELREAIQKARDNIAAYHRRELRGSWMEADAGGTILGQICRPLKRVGLYVPGGTAAYPSSVLMTAVPARVAGVEEIALATPPRRDGTLPPLLLVAAAEAGVREIYKMGGAQAVAALAYGTEAVAPVAKIAGPGNIYVTLAKKEVYGAVDIDMLAGPSEIVVIADAGARPDWVAADLLSQAEHDALAGAVLITPEASLARAVVEEVARQVETLPRREIAARSLANYGACVVVPHLEAALDLANALAPEHLELYVAEPWSWLGRVENAGAIFLGPYSSEPLGDYWAGPSHVLPTGGTARFYSPLSVATFMKKSSLIAAGPAYLKAAGSSIQALARAEGLEGHARAIELRLQEGDRNDSRGLD
- the hisG gene encoding ATP phosphoribosyltransferase — its product is MVTDVLTLALPKGKLGEDALQLLQQAGLPVDGVATEARQLVFTFPVDRVRYLICRPTDVPTYVEHGAADLGIVGKDTLAETGADVFELVDLGFGYCRFVVAAPRQRWEEAGRSLETLLAGSRRVATKFPRVAAAFFQERGLPVEIIKLHGNIELAPLVGLADLIVDIVSTGRTLKENDLVEVVPIFPSTARLIANRVSYRINYQRLRPVIEALRRAAAQGGAGIATCSCG
- the hisZ gene encoding ATP phosphoribosyltransferase regulatory subunit produces the protein MKVVAGNWNNLQVPAGVRDLLPAEAAALRELEQELVAFFQSWGYQEVLTPTFEFVETFQAGSPAGDEGRLYKFIDRQGRVLTLRPEMTAPIARLVATSLRREALPLRLCYSARVFRYEEPQAGRLREFHQAGVELIGAGGVAADGEIIALAVETLLQAGLQDFRLGIGQVAVTKGVLQDLGLPQEAVARIKVALAGKDLVGLERLVDEYNLTGSKRRQLELLATLHGGKEALEEARANFIQTGAAAALVGLERVWQALAAYGLEKWLFIDLGILRDFDYYTGIVFEGYVPGLGVPVCGGGRYDGLLGQFGYPCPATGFALGLERVLMARCVRQGAGQGEGYLVAGRDLAAVLGRARELRRPGVTVIMDGQSQNRQEAAARAAARGLALVWVD
- a CDS encoding YerC/YecD family TrpR-related protein, producing the protein MGRDKLQDPQVDELFRAILALENLDECYRFFEDLCTTAEIKAMAQRLAVARYLRQGVTYSAIAAATGASTATISRVKRFLNYGADGYNLILDRLDKRE
- a CDS encoding Ger(x)C family spore germination protein, whose translation is MRARLRLTLALFLLALMLPGLAGCWSRHEIEELAIVMAVALDAVPGDQVRLSVYVAIPRTIAGGPSMGGGAGGEPPKAGEVISATGSDFAQAARRLEDMVPRRLLWAQNRVLILGEELARQGFHYLDHFTRERQMRLTTPVLVTRGEARKVLELPPGIELMPGTILTGILRNRTTFKVELKDLLAMWEAPGDNPVLPQVVMTPTPEQESREVRSDGDDRGQKGGNKEEGKKKPPEAVAIKGAGAFRDDRLIGWLDERETSGLMWLRGEVREGVITVTLPAQAGGRGPGQASVIFHRASTEVKSRVEGSQVTFNVAIRGDCDLTEATVSLNPDRPEHLAAIQEAVNRAVEERVLAAVGRAQQEIRADIFGLGETLHRSNVRYWRQVQDRWNEEFTRAKIQVKVDLYLNRLGMTNRTPGKTLDIGGKGATQGRTR
- a CDS encoding GerAB/ArcD/ProY family transporter — protein: MREEGYISPRQAAVLLWFAVLPTAILFLPSLLALRAHQDAWLSVIMATLAAGAVALVVYLLAQRFPHHTLFQYCELILGPVTGKMVALIFVLAFFLLDAVVIREFSEFLVTAVMPETPALFFGLSIVAVAVYAVRNGLEVIARCTDFILPLMVTFIAIVLLFATPEMMPRNIFPVLENGFRPVLGGALVTWSFLGQVVILAAYGAFVNPPRALRASLISGLLGIAFFLSLVTMGTILVFGCCEAARLTFAAYALARVVSLGQFFERIEALFLAIWVGGVFIKITLNLYVVSLGLATVTGLKEYRPLVAPLGALNVAVAALLYRNISEIRHDLLLVEPGWTLTWQLILPLFLLVMAWLRGKRRTGI
- a CDS encoding spore germination protein, with product MPGPYRKPLRAALFRRRQPPGQQDKQGQSRGSKAQKAPYPPLEAYQLTAELKLNLEQLQRIFAKCSDVVHRDFYLGQAIKAAIFYIDGLADKKLIEDTLMRTLQQAPPQLARDLADKTRELAAVMETVMPMTDVAVVDNMGAVVKHVLDGDTVLLLDGYNKGVALSTRSWEHRAIDEPITESVVRGPRESFIESLRTNTALLRRRLKTPSLKMELVCLGRYTMTNIVITYIEDLADPAVVREVRQRLERIQIDGILESAYIEELIEDNPSSPFPQIDHTERPDKVVAALLEGRVGILVDNTPFALIVPTLFVQFIQSSEDYYERYYLSSFLRLARFVALNIALLLPAAYVAVSTFHQEMLPTNLLVKLASQREGIPFPAVVEAIMLELTFELLREAGVRLPRPVGQALSIVGALVIGEAAVSAGLVSPSMVIVVALTGISSFAIPSFAMAITLRLLRFIMLILAGTLGFYGIMLGLLAILVHLNTLRSFGVPYLAPVTPWNFSDFKDVLVRVPRWAMNSRPSQIGYRDPVRQGAGLKPTPPASSNPPPGEGRS